A single window of Treponema denticola ATCC 35405 DNA harbors:
- a CDS encoding AbrB/MazE/SpoVT family DNA-binding domain-containing protein: protein MRSKKDGKLHAWTAKVGTKGQIVIPKEARKIFSIETGDDLLILGDERRGVAIMKGDAATKILMSIQGELIDEN from the coding sequence ATGCGAAGTAAAAAAGATGGAAAACTACATGCGTGGACTGCAAAAGTAGGTACTAAGGGACAAATTGTTATTCCAAAAGAAGCTAGAAAAATTTTTTCTATCGAAACGGGGGATGACCTCCTCATACTTGGAGATGAAAGAAGGGGGGTGGCGATTATGAAGGGTGATGCGGCAACAAAGATTTTGATGAGTATCCAAGGAGAATTGATAGATGAAAATTAA
- a CDS encoding methyl-accepting chemotaxis protein — MKEKVTLPATQKTKDGAIRKKSTSITVRLLRAITITIISIVAVICAVVGFQLYKKNIAQFDEFTAQQFSNIERSINLFIRNGKNTVTMLAENPTVKNADETLYNYTGERKDIVYTHNGKTEQDITALFVRMDKNYEEFKEIYMGTRWGGFVSSLSEEDEQGFDPRTRPWYKAAAAANGEVIITPVYISTISTGGSPVVALAQAIKDPEGAFLGCIGLDLNLTDLASRVSSIRIGKTGYCMLMQNDGLILADPKHADSNLKILKETGIPAFNEIDKMKEGSAFIMLDGKTWKVSVFSLPEVNWKVALFIEQNEILSLFYTLLKNMILIGLFMFVLYFTLAFIFAGALKRYFKRLEIVFGKIASGDLTDRLAVKKNNEVGRIMMNLNTAIENNHTMICLLKDEADKMNSIGSQLSSSMEETAAAIKQIGENVKGVKEKAMSQAAGVTETVATVEQINGRLSRLVSSIEMQTESINESSVVITRMAENTVKIAKTLDQNNELIKTVYGQTKVGKDGARTANEIVKQIAEKSASLLEASQIIQNIASQTNLLAMNAAIEAAHAGESGKGFAVVADEIRKLAEGSNLQGKQIAAVIKETTEIIHDITEAGSRAEKTFIDVYNLVSQISEKEDSILEVMREQEENGKHVLDAIKRINDVTSEIDSASAEMLEGGNQIGQEMQKLAEITLETTDSMNEIASGADQITIAVKEVSDITQKNKASIENLSNEVSKFKV, encoded by the coding sequence ATGAAAGAAAAAGTTACATTACCCGCCACCCAAAAAACTAAGGACGGCGCTATTAGAAAAAAATCGACATCTATTACTGTACGCCTTTTACGGGCAATTACAATAACAATTATTTCAATCGTAGCCGTTATTTGTGCGGTTGTGGGCTTCCAACTATATAAAAAGAACATCGCCCAGTTCGATGAATTTACTGCACAGCAATTTTCCAATATTGAGAGGTCCATAAACCTTTTTATCCGGAACGGAAAAAATACCGTTACTATGCTTGCGGAAAACCCTACCGTAAAAAATGCCGACGAAACACTTTATAACTATACAGGAGAAAGAAAAGACATTGTGTATACGCATAACGGCAAAACGGAACAGGATATAACAGCACTCTTCGTTCGTATGGACAAAAACTATGAAGAGTTTAAAGAAATATATATGGGCACGCGCTGGGGAGGATTCGTAAGTTCGTTATCAGAGGAAGATGAACAAGGATTTGACCCGCGCACCAGACCTTGGTATAAGGCTGCAGCAGCCGCAAACGGAGAGGTCATAATAACCCCGGTATATATATCAACAATATCAACAGGCGGCAGCCCCGTCGTAGCATTGGCTCAGGCAATAAAAGATCCTGAGGGTGCTTTTTTAGGCTGTATAGGTCTTGACTTAAATCTTACGGATTTGGCTTCACGCGTCAGCAGCATCCGTATCGGCAAGACGGGCTATTGTATGCTTATGCAAAACGACGGATTAATTTTAGCCGACCCAAAACATGCAGACTCCAATCTAAAAATATTAAAAGAAACAGGTATTCCTGCCTTTAACGAAATAGACAAAATGAAAGAGGGTTCGGCTTTTATTATGCTTGACGGAAAAACATGGAAAGTATCGGTCTTTTCACTTCCCGAAGTTAATTGGAAAGTAGCTCTTTTTATCGAACAAAACGAAATACTTTCGCTTTTTTATACACTCTTAAAAAATATGATTCTTATCGGCCTTTTTATGTTTGTCCTGTATTTTACATTAGCCTTTATTTTTGCAGGTGCTCTTAAACGCTATTTTAAGCGGCTTGAAATCGTTTTCGGCAAAATTGCATCGGGTGACCTTACCGACAGGCTGGCAGTAAAAAAGAATAACGAAGTCGGACGTATTATGATGAACCTCAATACCGCAATCGAAAATAATCATACAATGATATGCCTTTTAAAAGATGAAGCCGATAAAATGAACTCTATCGGGTCTCAGCTGTCGAGCAGTATGGAAGAAACGGCAGCCGCAATTAAACAGATAGGAGAGAACGTCAAAGGCGTAAAAGAAAAAGCTATGTCGCAGGCTGCCGGCGTTACCGAAACCGTTGCAACTGTGGAGCAAATCAACGGACGGCTTAGCCGGCTCGTTTCAAGTATCGAAATGCAGACCGAAAGTATCAACGAATCTTCTGTGGTCATTACGCGCATGGCGGAAAACACCGTTAAAATAGCTAAAACGCTTGACCAAAATAATGAACTGATCAAAACAGTCTACGGACAAACCAAGGTCGGTAAAGACGGGGCAAGAACTGCAAATGAGATTGTAAAGCAAATCGCCGAAAAATCGGCCTCTCTTCTTGAAGCGAGCCAAATCATTCAAAATATTGCGAGTCAAACCAACCTTTTGGCAATGAATGCCGCAATAGAGGCAGCCCATGCAGGTGAATCCGGTAAGGGCTTTGCCGTTGTCGCTGACGAAATTAGAAAACTTGCTGAAGGTTCTAATTTGCAAGGAAAGCAAATTGCGGCTGTTATAAAAGAGACGACTGAAATTATCCATGACATTACCGAAGCCGGTTCTCGAGCGGAAAAGACCTTTATCGATGTATACAACTTGGTCAGCCAAATCTCCGAAAAAGAAGATTCTATTTTGGAAGTGATGCGAGAACAGGAAGAAAACGGAAAACATGTACTTGATGCCATTAAAAGAATAAATGACGTAACAAGCGAAATTGACTCAGCCTCCGCCGAAATGCTTGAAGGCGGCAATCAAATTGGGCAGGAAATGCAAAAGCTTGCCGAAATAACACTCGAAACCACCGATAGTATGAACGAAATAGCTTCAGGAGCCGATCAAATTACCATTGCAGTCAAAGAAGTAAGCGACATTACGCAGAAAAATAAAGCAAGTATTGAAAATTTATCCAATGAGGTTTCTAAATTTAAAGTATAA
- a CDS encoding TetR/AcrR family transcriptional regulator, with protein MAKAFTEQERIKIKEKILEAALELFHDKGTKALSIAELTKRAGIAQGSFYNFWKDKEALIMELIAYRSSQKLNYIEKKFSNSLSDPAKFLTDIIYRYSVDLMVKMQKQPVYEDAFKILEAKNRNEVHRIESLYDDFLTKLIEYWEQNGSIKRADKKGLLNAFSGSFLLCSHYYQFDKEYFNEMLLTFISGIVNKYIEK; from the coding sequence ATGGCAAAAGCATTTACCGAACAAGAAAGAATCAAAATAAAAGAAAAGATATTGGAAGCGGCACTGGAGCTATTTCACGATAAGGGGACGAAGGCGCTGAGTATAGCTGAATTGACGAAGCGGGCAGGTATTGCGCAGGGAAGCTTTTATAATTTTTGGAAAGATAAAGAGGCCTTGATTATGGAACTCATTGCATACCGATCAAGCCAAAAATTAAATTATATTGAAAAAAAATTTTCGAATTCTCTCTCCGATCCGGCAAAATTTCTTACCGACATAATATACCGATACTCGGTTGATCTTATGGTAAAAATGCAAAAGCAGCCTGTGTATGAAGATGCCTTCAAAATACTTGAAGCAAAAAATCGGAATGAAGTTCATAGGATTGAAAGTCTATATGATGACTTTTTAACGAAGCTCATAGAATATTGGGAGCAAAACGGTTCGATTAAGCGGGCAGATAAAAAAGGCTTATTGAATGCGTTTAGCGGGAGTTTTTTATTATGTTCTCATTATTATCAATTTGATAAAGAGTATTTTAATGAAATGCTGCTGACATTTATATCCGGAATAGTAAATAAGTATATAGAAAAATAA